The Equus caballus isolate H_3958 breed thoroughbred chromosome 12, TB-T2T, whole genome shotgun sequence genome contains a region encoding:
- the OR10Q1 gene encoding olfactory receptor 10Q1 yields MFSRSPVLNLSGPTEFVFRVFTAVPEFQVLLFLLFLFLYLMILCGNTAIIWVVCAHSSLRTPMYFFLSNLSFLEICYTSVVVPLMLSNIFGAQKPIALAGCGTQMFFFVTLGSTDCFLLAVMAYDRYMAICHPLHYTLIMTQKLCIQMVASALGLAVFLSLQLTSLIFTLPFCGHYQEINHFLCDVPPVLRLACADIHVHQAVLYVVGILVLTVPFLLICVSYVFITCAILRIRSAEGRRRAFSTCSSHLTVVLLQYGCCSLVYLRPRSSTSEDEDRQIALVYTFVTPLLNPLIYTLRNKDVRGALRNVIIGKAASDTS; encoded by the coding sequence ATGTTTTCTAGGAGCCCCGTCCTCAACCTATCTGGCCCCACTGAGTTTGTGTTCCGTGTGTTCACAGCTGTGCCTGAATTCCAGGTTCTCCTTTTCctactcttcctcttcctctacttgatgATCCTTTGTGGCAACACAGCCATCATCTGGGTGGTGTGTGCACACAGCTCCCTCCGCACCCCAATGTATTTCTTCCTGTCCAATCTGTCTTTCCTGGAAATCTGCTACACCTCTGTTGTGGTGCCTTTGATGCTTTCTAACATTTTTGGGGCCCAGAAGCCCATTGCGTTGGCTGGCTGTGGGACCCAAATGTTCTTTTTTGTTACCCTTGGCAGCACGGACTGTTTTCTTTTGGCAGTCATGGCGTATGATCGCTACATGGCCATCTGCCACCCACTACACTACACCCTCATCATGACCCAGAAGCTGTGCATCCAGATGGTGGCcagtgccctgggcctggccgtCTTCCTCTCCCTGCAGCTCACATCCTTAATCTTCACCCTGCCCTTCTGTGGGCACTATCAGGAAATCAACCACTTCCTCTGTGATGTGCCTCCGGTCCTGCGGCTGGCCTGCGCTGACATCCATGTGCACCAGGCCGTCCTCTATGTCGTGGGCATCCTGGTGCTGACTGTCCCCTTCCTACTTATCTGTGTCTCCTATGTGTTCATCACCTGTGCCATCCTGCGCATCCGCTCTGCAGAGGGCCGCCGCCGGGCCTTCTCTACCTGCTCCTCCCATCTCACTGTGGTCTTGCTGCAGTATGGCTGTTGCAGCCTGGTCTATCTGCGCCCTCGTTCCAGCACCTCAGAGGATGAGGACCGCCAAATCGCCCTGGTCTACACTTTTGTCACCCCCTTACTCAACCCTCTTATTTACACTCTGCGCAACAAAGATGTCCGAGGTGCTCTGAGGAATGTCATCATTGGTAAAGCAGCCTCTGACACTAGTTGA
- the OR1S1 gene encoding olfactory receptor family 1 subfamily S member 1 (The RefSeq protein has 1 substitution compared to this genomic sequence) encodes MHRRNQSTISEFLLLGLSNQPEQQNLIFALFLGMYLVTVVGNGLIILTIGLDSYLHTPMYIFLANLSFADISSISTSVPKMLMNIQTKSQSISYESCITQMYFSIMFVAIDNFLLGAMAYDRFVAICHPLNYMTIMQPRLCILLTVISWVLSNIVSLTHTLLLLQLLFCDSNTLPHFFCDLALLLELSCSDTMINELVLFLVGLPVITFPFAVILFSYICIVRAVMRISSTEGKWKAFSTCGSHLTVVLLFYGTIVGVYFFPSSTHRDDRDKIGAVLFTVVTPMVNPFIYSLRNKDMKGALRKLISRKSFLPLMP; translated from the coding sequence ATGCATCGAAGAAACCAAAGCACCATCTCTGAATTCCTCCTCTTGGGACTGTCCAACCAACCTGAGCAGCAGAACCTCATCTTTGCTCTTTTCCTGGGTATGTACCTGGTCACTGTGGTTGGGAATGGGCTCATCATTCTGACCATTGGCTTGGATTCTTaccttcacacccccatgtataTCTTCCTTGCCAATCTATCCTTTGCTGATATTTCCTCCATTTCCACCTCAGTCCCCAAAATGCTGATGAATATTCAGACCAAGAGTCAGTCCATCTCCTATGAAAGCTGCATCACACAGATGTACTTTTCTATTATGTTTGTTGCCATTGACAATTTCCTCTTGGGggccatggcctatgaccgttTTGTGGCTATTTGCCACCCTCTGAACTATATGACCATCATGCAACCCAGGCTCTGCATTTTGCTCACAGTCATCTCATGGGTCCTCAGTAATATTGTCTCCCTGACACACACCCTCCTGCTCCTTCAACTGCTCTTCTGTGACAGCAATACTCTTCCACACTTCTTCTGTGACTTGGCCCTTCTGCTCGAGCTGTCCTGTTCTGACACAATGATAAATGAGCTTGTGTTGTTCCTTGTGGGCTTACCAGTCATCACCTTCCCCTTTGCTGTGATTCTCTTCTCCTACATCTGCATTGTCAGAGCTGTCATGAGAATTTCATCCACAGAGGGAAAGTggaaagccttctccacctgtggctcTCACCTGACCGTTGTATTGCTCTTCTACGGAACTATTGTTGGAGTTTACTTTTTCCCTTCATCCACTCATCGTGATGACAGAGATAAGATTGGTGCAGTACTATTCACCGTAGTGACACCCATGGTGAACCCCTTCATCTATAGCCTGAGGAACAAGGACATGAAAGGTGCCCTGAAAAAGCTCATCAGTAGGAAAAGCTTCCTTCCTTTGATGCCTTGA